A region of Desulfuromonadales bacterium DNA encodes the following proteins:
- a CDS encoding protein-L-isoaspartate(D-aspartate) O-methyltransferase, producing MLLLVSALLLIFLSPCAALAAEEPAEFRQAREQMVRTQLERRDISDPATLQAMRRVPRHHFVAESLAHEAYADRPLPIGYGQTISQPFMVGYMTEIVAPGPGRRILEVGTGSGYQAAVLAATGAEVYSIEIIPQLAESAAERLRRLGFETVRVRAGDGYFGWAEHAPFDAIVVTAAAEFIPPPLLAQLKDGGRMVIPVGTPFFVQTLMLIEKRGSEITTRSLMPVRFVPFRRAE from the coding sequence ATGCTTCTGCTCGTGTCGGCGCTCCTTCTCATATTTCTGTCCCCCTGCGCCGCCCTCGCCGCTGAGGAGCCCGCCGAGTTCCGGCAGGCACGTGAGCAGATGGTCCGCACCCAACTGGAGCGACGCGACATCTCCGACCCGGCAACCCTGCAGGCGATGCGCCGAGTCCCCCGCCACCACTTCGTCGCCGAGTCCCTTGCCCACGAGGCCTACGCCGACCGGCCGCTCCCCATCGGCTACGGCCAGACCATCTCCCAGCCCTTCATGGTCGGCTACATGACTGAAATCGTCGCCCCGGGACCGGGCCGGCGCATCCTGGAGGTCGGCACCGGTTCGGGCTACCAGGCGGCGGTGCTGGCCGCTACCGGCGCCGAGGTGTACAGCATCGAAATCATCCCGCAGTTGGCCGAAAGCGCCGCCGAACGCCTGCGCCGCCTGGGCTTCGAGACCGTTCGGGTGAGAGCCGGGGACGGCTACTTCGGCTGGGCGGAGCACGCCCCCTTCGACGCCATTGTCGTCACCGCCGCCGCCGAGTTCATTCCGCCGCCCCTGCTGGCTCAGCTCAAAGACGGCGGCCGGATGGTCATCCCGGTCGGCACCCCCTTCTTCGTCCAGACCCTCATGCTGATCGAGAAGCGCGGGAGCGAGATCACCACCCGCAGCCTGATGCCGGTGCGCTTCGTCCCCTTCCGGAGAGCCGAGTGA
- a CDS encoding TlyA family RNA methyltransferase, which yields MKKDRLDKLLVERGLVPSRERARALILAGKVVVDDHAVDKAGAQVAADAAIRLKGEDIPYVSRGGLKLEKALDEFAIEVAGRVAVDVGASTGGFTDCLLQRGAARVYAVDVGYGQLAWKLREDPRVVNLERTNIRELTAEQLGERPSLAAIDASFISLDKVLPSTLDLLTADAEVVALIKPQFEVGRGEVGKGGVVRDARKHAQVVEKVTETARTLGCRVLGVTESPILGPKGNREFLIHLRKGADA from the coding sequence GTGAAGAAAGACCGCCTCGATAAATTGCTGGTGGAACGTGGTCTGGTGCCGTCCCGGGAGAGGGCGCGGGCCCTGATTCTGGCCGGCAAGGTGGTGGTCGACGACCACGCCGTCGACAAGGCCGGTGCCCAGGTCGCGGCCGACGCGGCGATTCGTCTCAAGGGAGAAGACATTCCCTACGTCTCCCGTGGCGGCCTCAAACTGGAAAAAGCTCTGGACGAATTCGCCATCGAGGTGGCCGGACGGGTCGCCGTCGATGTCGGTGCCTCGACGGGAGGCTTCACCGATTGCCTGCTGCAGCGCGGCGCCGCCAGGGTCTATGCCGTCGACGTCGGCTACGGACAGCTGGCATGGAAGCTGCGCGAAGATCCGCGGGTGGTGAATCTGGAGCGGACCAACATCCGTGAGCTGACGGCCGAACAGCTCGGCGAGCGGCCGTCGCTGGCGGCCATCGACGCCTCCTTCATCTCCCTCGACAAGGTCCTGCCGTCCACTCTCGACCTGCTGACCGCCGATGCCGAGGTGGTTGCCCTGATCAAGCCCCAGTTCGAGGTGGGCAGGGGAGAGGTGGGGAAGGGGGGCGTGGTCCGCGATGCCCGCAAGCATGCCCAGGTAGTGGAAAAAGTGACGGAAACCGCCCGGACCCTGGGCTGCCGTGTCCTGGGGGTGACCGAGAGCCCTATTCTCGGGCCGAAGGGCAACCGCGAGTTTCTCATCCATCTGCGCAAAGGGGCCGACGCATGA